From a single Methylosinus sp. H3A genomic region:
- a CDS encoding alpha/beta hydrolase, whose protein sequence is MPEVIFTGPAGRLEGRFHQSAQRGAPIAIVLHPHPQFGGTMNNQIVYHLYYAFAERGFSVLRFNFRGVGRSQGSFDHGAGELSDAAAALDWAQAVNPEARACWIAGVSFGSWIGMQLLMRRPEIEGFVSVAPPANRFDFSFLAPCPSSGLFIHGDIDRVAPLKEVTGLIEKLKTQKGIVIEHAVVQGANHFFENRIEPLIAQVDSYLDKRLGNPPRIAIPARGD, encoded by the coding sequence ATGCCCGAGGTCATTTTCACCGGCCCCGCCGGCCGGCTCGAAGGCCGCTTTCATCAATCGGCGCAACGCGGCGCGCCGATCGCCATCGTGCTGCATCCGCATCCGCAATTCGGCGGCACGATGAACAATCAGATTGTCTACCACCTCTATTACGCTTTCGCGGAGCGCGGCTTTTCCGTGCTGCGCTTCAATTTCCGCGGCGTCGGCCGCAGCCAGGGCTCCTTCGACCATGGCGCCGGCGAGCTCTCGGACGCCGCGGCCGCGCTCGACTGGGCGCAGGCCGTCAATCCGGAGGCGCGCGCCTGCTGGATCGCCGGCGTCTCCTTCGGCTCCTGGATCGGCATGCAATTGCTGATGCGCCGGCCGGAGATAGAGGGTTTCGTCTCGGTCGCGCCGCCGGCCAATCGATTCGACTTCTCCTTCCTGGCGCCATGTCCGTCCTCGGGCCTGTTCATTCATGGCGACATAGACCGCGTCGCGCCGCTCAAGGAAGTGACCGGCCTCATCGAGAAGCTCAAGACGCAGAAGGGCATCGTCATCGAGCATGCGGTGGTGCAGGGCGCGAACCATTTTTTCGAGAACCGCATCGAGCCGCTGATCGCCCAGGTCGATTCCTATCTGGACAAGCGGCTCGGCAATCCGCCGCGCATCGCAATTCCTGCGCGAGGCGACTGA
- a CDS encoding cysteine desulfurase family protein: MSTPRAYLDHNATTPLRPQAREAMLAALETLGNPSSIHAEGRAARALVEAARGEIAAGLGTKARNVVFTSGATEAANLVLTPFLQRDQTTAEIELLLVGAGEHSAVLAGHRFPAARVESVALDPEGALSLDALANTLQCNKGRRILLALQAANNETGSIQPVAAAAELVHAAGGLLVCDATQAMGRLETTFAALGADALFFSSHKIGGPMGAGALAFAGDGLHIREALLRGGGQESGRRAGTENVAAIAGFAAAFAVAKESVAAEAERLGALRDRLEAKVAEIWPEAVFLSAKGPRLANTSAFLTPGQKTQTLLMALDVEGVALSSGSACSSGKVKASHVLAAMGLAEMAALRASLGWSSTEEHVDLFGIAFAGVAKRIRARRTAA; this comes from the coding sequence ATGTCCACTCCGCGCGCCTATCTCGATCACAACGCCACCACGCCGCTGCGGCCGCAGGCGCGCGAGGCCATGCTCGCGGCGCTGGAGACGCTCGGCAACCCCTCCTCCATCCATGCCGAAGGTCGCGCCGCGCGGGCGCTCGTCGAGGCCGCGCGAGGCGAGATTGCCGCGGGATTGGGGACGAAAGCGCGCAATGTCGTCTTCACGTCCGGCGCGACCGAGGCCGCCAATCTGGTTTTGACGCCTTTCTTACAACGAGACCAAACGACGGCCGAGATCGAGCTGTTGCTCGTCGGCGCGGGCGAGCATTCGGCCGTGCTCGCCGGTCATCGCTTTCCCGCAGCGCGTGTAGAAAGCGTCGCGCTCGACCCCGAGGGCGCACTGTCGCTCGACGCGCTGGCGAATACGCTGCAGTGCAACAAAGGCAGACGAATCCTGCTCGCTTTGCAGGCCGCCAACAATGAGACCGGGAGCATTCAGCCGGTCGCCGCGGCGGCCGAGCTCGTCCATGCGGCAGGCGGGCTGCTCGTCTGCGACGCCACCCAGGCGATGGGCCGGCTGGAGACCACATTCGCCGCCCTGGGCGCGGATGCATTGTTCTTTTCCTCACATAAGATCGGGGGACCGATGGGCGCCGGCGCCCTGGCGTTCGCGGGCGACGGACTCCATATCAGAGAGGCGCTTTTGCGTGGCGGCGGCCAGGAGAGCGGCCGCCGCGCCGGCACCGAGAATGTGGCCGCGATCGCCGGCTTCGCCGCGGCTTTCGCAGTCGCGAAAGAGAGCGTCGCCGCGGAGGCCGAAAGGCTCGGCGCGCTGCGCGACAGATTGGAGGCGAAAGTCGCGGAAATCTGGCCGGAGGCTGTGTTTCTGAGCGCAAAAGGGCCTCGGTTGGCCAATACTTCGGCCTTTCTGACGCCCGGCCAGAAGACGCAGACTCTGCTGATGGCGCTCGATGTCGAAGGCGTCGCGCTGTCGTCGGGATCGGCCTGCTCCTCGGGCAAGGTGAAAGCCTCCCATGTGCTCGCCGCGATGGGTCTCGCGGAAATGGCCGCGCTCAGGGCGAGTTTGGGCTGGAGTTCGACCGAAGAGCATGTAGATTTGTTTGGTATCGCTTTTGCAGGGGTCGCAAAGAGGATCAGGGCGCGGCGGACGGCCGCCTGA
- the sufB gene encoding Fe-S cluster assembly protein SufB, translating into MAARQETVARVEEIDVDAYKYGFTTDIESEKAPKGLSEDIVRFISAKKNEPEWLTEWRLEAYRRWLTMEEPKWARVDYPAIDYQDLYYYSAPKSTPGPTSIEDVDPELLRTYEKLGIPLREQEVLAGVEQRKIAVDAVFDSVSVATTFKEELSKAGVIFCPISEAVREHPELVRKYLGSVVPVTDNFYATLNSAVFSDGSFVYIPPGVRCPMELSTYFRINEKNTGQFERTLIIADAGSYVSYLEGCTAPKRDENQLHAAVVELVALDDAEIKYSTVQNWYPGDSEGKGGIYNFVTKRGDCRGKSSHISWTQVETGSAVTWKYPSCILRGDNSQGEFYSIAVSNGYQQVDSGTKMIHLGKNTKSRIISKGISAGHSQNTYRGQVSAHRKAEGARNFTNCDSLLIGDKCGAHTVPYLESKNASAVFEHEATTSKISEDQLFYCMQRGLSEEEATALIVNGFVRDVLQKLPMEFAVEAQKLIAVSLEGSVG; encoded by the coding sequence ATGGCGGCTCGCCAGGAGACGGTGGCGCGCGTCGAAGAGATCGACGTCGACGCATATAAATACGGCTTCACCACCGATATCGAATCCGAAAAGGCCCCAAAGGGTCTCAGCGAGGATATCGTCCGCTTCATTTCGGCAAAGAAGAACGAGCCCGAATGGCTGACCGAGTGGCGGCTCGAGGCCTATCGGCGCTGGCTGACGATGGAGGAGCCCAAATGGGCTCGCGTCGATTATCCCGCGATCGACTATCAGGACCTCTATTATTACTCGGCGCCCAAATCGACGCCCGGGCCGACCTCGATCGAGGATGTCGATCCGGAGCTTCTGCGCACCTATGAGAAGCTCGGCATTCCGCTGCGCGAGCAGGAAGTTCTCGCCGGCGTCGAGCAGCGCAAGATCGCCGTCGACGCGGTGTTCGACTCGGTCTCGGTGGCGACGACCTTCAAGGAGGAGCTCTCCAAGGCCGGCGTGATCTTCTGCCCGATCTCGGAAGCGGTCCGCGAGCATCCCGAGCTGGTGCGCAAATATCTCGGCTCGGTCGTGCCGGTGACGGACAACTTCTACGCCACGCTGAACTCCGCCGTCTTCTCGGACGGCTCCTTCGTCTACATTCCGCCGGGCGTGCGCTGCCCGATGGAGCTGTCGACCTATTTCCGCATCAACGAGAAGAACACGGGACAGTTCGAGCGCACGCTCATCATCGCCGACGCCGGCTCCTATGTCAGCTATCTCGAAGGCTGCACGGCGCCCAAGCGCGACGAGAACCAGCTGCACGCCGCCGTGGTCGAGCTGGTCGCGCTCGACGACGCCGAGATCAAATATTCGACGGTGCAGAACTGGTATCCCGGCGACAGCGAGGGCAAGGGCGGCATCTACAACTTCGTGACGAAGCGCGGCGATTGCCGCGGCAAGAGCTCGCACATCTCCTGGACGCAGGTGGAGACCGGCTCCGCGGTGACGTGGAAATATCCGTCCTGCATTCTGCGCGGCGATAATTCGCAAGGCGAGTTCTATTCGATCGCAGTGTCGAACGGCTATCAGCAGGTCGACAGCGGCACGAAGATGATCCACCTCGGCAAGAACACCAAGAGCCGCATCATCTCCAAGGGCATTTCCGCCGGCCATTCGCAGAACACCTATCGCGGGCAGGTGTCGGCGCATCGCAAGGCGGAAGGCGCGCGCAATTTCACAAATTGCGACAGCCTGCTCATCGGCGACAAATGCGGCGCGCATACGGTGCCCTATCTCGAGTCGAAGAACGCCTCCGCCGTGTTCGAGCATGAGGCGACGACGTCGAAGATCTCCGAGGACCAGCTGTTCTACTGCATGCAGCGCGGACTCTCCGAAGAAGAGGCGACGGCGCTCATCGTCAATGGTTTCGTGCGCGACGTGCTGCAGAAGCTGCCTATGGAATTCGCAGTGGAAGCGCAGAAACTGATCGCAGTGAGCCTCGAAGGCAGCGTCGGTTGA
- a CDS encoding acyltransferase family protein translates to MFDIVRRAASLEISETTNPAERDRSVDFIKGILILLVVFGHSVQFIAHARTESFWDDGLFEAIYLFHMPAFIAVSGYLAARKIDATTSLHELVSRRMLPLLLAMIIWSTISAGPSLRRAFVGAQAHVATEIWDNFLTLYWFLWALVVSAGCAFLASRFEAGGRRATLAIAALLLLAPIETYPISIIRYTAPFYLAAYACGRSGLTIRSIRPEVAAGAAVFAAVGSLFWTRDTYIYNNALAYWRPEAAADVTLMLCVAAAATLAFLRAAVAAHDRFGDLAASHALAVIGGMTLEIYLAQTVVFRFLPLPPDFQSGYLVAAAATIAIVAGIMALVAVTRRLPGAQLLWGSYAPVAGRRSALPFFARSD, encoded by the coding sequence TTGTTCGATATCGTCCGGCGCGCGGCTTCGCTCGAGATTTCGGAGACGACGAACCCGGCCGAGCGAGACCGGAGCGTGGACTTCATCAAGGGAATTCTTATTCTCCTCGTCGTCTTCGGCCACTCCGTCCAATTCATCGCGCATGCGCGGACGGAGAGTTTTTGGGACGATGGCCTGTTCGAGGCGATCTATCTGTTTCACATGCCGGCTTTCATCGCGGTCTCCGGCTATCTCGCCGCTCGGAAGATCGATGCGACGACCAGCCTTCACGAACTCGTCTCGCGCCGCATGCTTCCCCTGCTCCTGGCGATGATCATATGGTCGACGATATCCGCGGGGCCGAGCCTGCGGCGAGCTTTCGTCGGCGCGCAGGCCCATGTCGCGACGGAGATATGGGACAATTTTCTCACCCTCTATTGGTTTTTATGGGCGCTCGTGGTCAGCGCTGGCTGCGCCTTCCTCGCCTCGCGCTTCGAGGCCGGCGGACGCCGGGCGACGCTGGCGATCGCAGCCTTGCTGCTGCTTGCGCCGATCGAAACCTATCCGATCTCGATCATCCGCTACACCGCGCCCTTCTATCTCGCAGCCTACGCCTGCGGCCGATCCGGGCTGACGATCCGCTCCATCCGACCGGAGGTCGCCGCCGGCGCGGCTGTCTTCGCCGCCGTCGGATCGCTCTTTTGGACGCGGGACACCTATATCTACAACAACGCCTTGGCCTATTGGCGCCCGGAGGCCGCGGCGGACGTGACGCTGATGCTCTGCGTCGCCGCGGCGGCGACGCTCGCATTTTTGAGAGCGGCGGTCGCCGCTCATGACAGGTTCGGAGATCTCGCGGCGTCGCACGCCTTGGCGGTCATCGGCGGGATGACGCTCGAAATCTATCTGGCGCAGACGGTGGTCTTTCGCTTCCTGCCGCTGCCGCCCGATTTCCAGAGCGGCTATCTCGTGGCGGCGGCGGCGACAATCGCGATCGTCGCCGGAATTATGGCCCTCGTCGCCGTCACGCGCCGCCTGCCCGGCGCGCAGCTGCTCTGGGGGAGTTACGCCCCGGTCGCGGGCCGGCGATCGGCTCTCCCATTCTTCGCGCGGAGCGATTAG
- a CDS encoding redoxin family protein, whose translation MSETIERDEDAPAWPSRRNLLLGALCAISAGAGAAAVEHVWKRKDLSARFFNTLSIEAFDLPPTPGLTFADGRPVPGFASADLGDKRSLLYLWASYCPSCRAEHHLVMALAARGVAIYGANVKDDPAHARRFLAEHGNPFVAVGRDERALLQRALGARGVPASFVVAPGPKIDVSILGPIDEDAITTRVLPALAKGA comes from the coding sequence ATGAGTGAGACGATCGAGCGAGACGAGGACGCCCCCGCCTGGCCGAGCCGACGCAATCTCCTTCTCGGCGCTCTCTGCGCGATTTCGGCCGGAGCCGGCGCCGCCGCCGTTGAACATGTCTGGAAGCGAAAAGACCTTTCGGCCCGCTTCTTCAACACTCTGTCGATCGAGGCGTTCGATCTGCCGCCGACGCCGGGGCTGACCTTCGCGGACGGGCGTCCTGTCCCCGGTTTTGCTTCCGCCGATCTCGGGGACAAGCGCTCGCTCCTCTATCTCTGGGCCTCCTATTGCCCGAGCTGCCGCGCCGAGCATCATCTGGTGATGGCGCTGGCGGCGCGGGGCGTCGCGATCTATGGCGCGAATGTGAAGGACGACCCCGCCCACGCCCGACGCTTTCTGGCCGAGCACGGCAATCCGTTCGTGGCCGTGGGCCGGGACGAGCGCGCCCTCCTCCAACGGGCGCTCGGCGCGCGCGGCGTTCCCGCGAGCTTCGTCGTGGCGCCGGGTCCGAAGATCGACGTCTCGATTCTCGGGCCGATCGACGAGGATGCGATCACAACTCGCGTTCTGCCGGCGCTGGCCAAGGGCGCGTGA